From a region of the Candidatus Rhabdochlamydia porcellionis genome:
- a CDS encoding UTP--glucose-1-phosphate uridylyltransferase translates to MLKQFLSQHFHSLDQAHLLYGLETLGSDQIEVFWQQAQRLSPSLLMQQRKLLSIDKKPIVSTPLKNPGLLGSKSYKRLGCELINGGKVGCIILAGGDGSRLNWKGPKGTFPICKKSLFQRLCERIQKKQSLGQYLQVAIMTSLSNHVETENFFKKNHFFGLKSSQVQFFSQESLPFLDEKGNWCLEASGKIAEGPNGNGDVLDCFFTSKIADLWRNLQIEYIHVIPIDNPLTDPLDPELTGYTVESGLSVALKVVERESSRENMGVVAQKKRGISIIEYSEISPEKYKEFLFCNVNIFCFCLSDLQNLYRHIKLPLHLARKKTNLFSFNQTKQTSCFIWKYEKFLFDVLEHLPRSSALLYPRCLTYAPLKELSDLENAKKALIAYERNDLE, encoded by the coding sequence ATGCTAAAACAGTTTTTATCCCAACATTTTCATTCCTTAGATCAAGCTCATCTCTTATATGGTTTAGAAACACTAGGTAGTGATCAGATAGAAGTGTTTTGGCAGCAAGCACAACGCTTAAGTCCTTCTCTTTTAATGCAGCAGAGAAAGTTGCTTAGTATTGATAAAAAACCCATTGTATCCACGCCTTTAAAAAACCCTGGCTTGCTAGGATCAAAAAGCTACAAACGATTAGGTTGTGAACTTATCAACGGAGGAAAAGTAGGTTGTATTATATTAGCTGGAGGGGATGGGTCTCGTTTGAACTGGAAGGGTCCCAAAGGCACATTTCCCATCTGTAAGAAAAGTTTATTTCAAAGGCTTTGTGAAAGAATTCAAAAAAAGCAGTCGCTAGGGCAGTATCTGCAAGTCGCGATTATGACGTCTTTATCTAATCATGTGGAAACGGAAAACTTTTTTAAAAAAAATCATTTTTTTGGATTGAAGAGTTCTCAAGTACAATTTTTTTCACAAGAAAGCCTTCCCTTTTTAGATGAAAAAGGCAATTGGTGCTTAGAAGCGTCTGGTAAAATAGCAGAAGGTCCCAATGGCAATGGCGACGTATTAGATTGTTTTTTTACAAGCAAAATTGCAGATTTATGGCGAAATTTGCAGATAGAATATATTCATGTGATCCCCATAGACAATCCTTTAACAGATCCCTTAGATCCGGAGCTCACAGGCTATACAGTAGAGTCTGGTTTGAGTGTGGCTTTAAAAGTTGTAGAAAGAGAATCTTCTCGAGAGAATATGGGAGTTGTAGCACAGAAAAAAAGAGGTATTTCAATTATAGAATATTCAGAAATCTCTCCAGAGAAATATAAAGAGTTTCTTTTTTGTAATGTAAATATATTTTGCTTTTGTTTATCTGATTTACAAAACCTTTATCGTCATATAAAATTGCCTTTACATTTAGCTAGAAAAAAAACGAATTTGTTTTCCTTTAATCAAACCAAACAAACCTCTTGCTTTATTTGGAAATATGAAAAATTTCTCTTTGATGTATTAGAGCACTTACCTCGCAGCTCTGCCCTTCTTTATCCGCGTTGCCTTACATATGCACCTTTAAAAGAATTAAGTGATTTAGAAAACGCCAAGAAAGCATTGATTGCTTATGAGAGAAATGATTTAGAATAG
- the ruvA gene encoding Holliday junction branch migration protein RuvA: protein MLDYLKATLIESNPLKVTVEVHGIGYRIFVPIRIQLPQKGSLITLYIAPIIREDSHQLFGFSTRLERDFFELLITISGVGPKIALCLMGHLDLPNLHAAILQGNIQVLSKTPGIGKKTAERLIIELRDKIKPLSLPISQSNNQIQSDALSALIHLGYPSIQAQKAIKTVLDQLKEEPDLGQLITAALKHI, encoded by the coding sequence ATGCTTGATTATCTTAAAGCAACCCTTATAGAATCGAACCCTTTAAAAGTTACTGTGGAAGTCCATGGCATAGGATATCGGATTTTTGTCCCTATTCGTATACAACTACCTCAGAAAGGCAGTTTAATCACTCTTTATATTGCTCCTATTATTCGAGAAGATTCTCATCAGCTATTTGGATTTTCAACACGTTTAGAAAGAGATTTTTTTGAACTTCTCATCACTATTTCTGGAGTAGGTCCTAAAATAGCTCTTTGTTTAATGGGACATCTTGACCTACCAAACCTTCATGCGGCCATATTACAAGGTAATATCCAAGTTCTTTCCAAAACACCAGGTATTGGCAAAAAAACAGCAGAAAGACTAATCATCGAACTACGCGATAAAATAAAACCCTTAAGCCTACCTATTTCACAAAGCAATAATCAAATACAAAGCGATGCTCTAAGCGCACTGATCCATTTAGGCTACCCTTCTATTCAAGCTCAAAAAGCTATCAAAACAGTTCTTGATCAATTAAAAGAAGAGCCCGACCTTGGACAATTGATCACAGCAGCTCTTAAACACATTTAA
- the waaF gene encoding lipopolysaccharide heptosyltransferase II has translation MKRIEPKNIIIRMPNWIGDFVMATPILSDMRRAFPKASITAMCRIGVCQLLEMDPDIDEIFCFSKSSGFNRRDRHRDLIEKIRQGKYDLGILLTNSFSSSWWFYQGHISYRIGYRGNFRSFLLTHPVNRPSQLRKQHLVKTYKMLLSALGIPVSKTEPRLYLAGREIQAAKELVKRQGVQESDILIGINPAAAYGSAKCWMPERFTKVAHKLLQNEKIHLVFFGDQESESLVKGICRTLPERAINLAGLTSLRELAGLISLCRVFLSNDSGPMHIADALQVPVVALFGSTNEIVTGPFSQGRVIHKHVVCSPCYKRTCPIDFRCMRAIEVEEVYQQVVQALFNQPS, from the coding sequence ATGAAACGCATAGAACCTAAAAATATCATCATACGTATGCCTAATTGGATAGGGGATTTTGTCATGGCAACTCCTATTCTTTCTGATATGCGCAGAGCTTTTCCAAAAGCTTCGATTACAGCGATGTGTCGTATAGGGGTTTGTCAGTTATTAGAGATGGATCCCGATATCGATGAGATATTTTGCTTTAGCAAATCTAGTGGATTTAACCGTCGAGATAGGCATCGAGATCTTATAGAAAAAATACGTCAGGGGAAATATGATTTGGGCATTTTATTAACCAATTCATTTTCTTCTTCCTGGTGGTTTTACCAAGGACACATATCTTATCGGATAGGATACAGGGGCAATTTTAGAAGTTTTTTATTAACTCATCCTGTTAATCGTCCATCACAATTGAGAAAACAACATCTCGTTAAGACATATAAAATGCTATTGTCTGCATTAGGGATTCCTGTTTCAAAAACAGAACCCCGACTATATCTTGCTGGTCGAGAAATACAAGCAGCAAAAGAGCTAGTTAAGCGGCAAGGAGTGCAAGAGAGTGATATCTTAATCGGTATAAATCCAGCTGCTGCATATGGTTCAGCTAAGTGCTGGATGCCCGAAAGATTTACGAAGGTGGCTCATAAGCTATTACAAAACGAAAAAATTCATCTTGTATTTTTTGGAGATCAAGAGAGTGAATCTCTTGTTAAAGGCATTTGCCGGACTCTGCCAGAAAGAGCTATAAATTTGGCTGGATTAACCTCTCTAAGAGAATTGGCTGGCCTAATTTCTCTGTGTAGAGTTTTTCTTTCTAATGATAGTGGGCCTATGCATATTGCTGATGCATTACAGGTACCTGTTGTTGCATTATTCGGCTCTACTAATGAGATAGTAACTGGTCCTTTTTCTCAAGGTAGAGTCATCCATAAACACGTCGTATGTTCTCCTTGTTATAAGCGTACTTGTCCTATCGATTTTCGCTGTATGAGAGCCATTGAAGTAGAAGAAGTTTATCAACAAGTTGTACAGGCGTTGTTTAACCAACCCTCTTAA
- a CDS encoding glycosyltransferase family 9 protein — MLDTLLYTFKISYFDRLLKNAAKRKSKHFLICWNRGLGDIPLGLYALIYRIREFIPDVKITFLTRSDLLLGFSLLNQIEVLVDPSWKRGKPFNLKSSLACLQKSEESFDVIIEHPDPTRWLKWQLGRITPKLNWLEKYDVLCEQFRLNPTQKYIAIHIQTETKYKYEKNWPVIYWKECLYQLFSELKLTPILFGLSKEMPFLQEGVIDLRGETTLLEMLSVIKNRCCYLLTPDSGVLSMTYYLNSPFKLNVISLWADPRQGVLKQQVQSPNPLLQHIPLIAKHKDICNISVKQVLKTLGELQK; from the coding sequence ATGCTTGATACATTACTATATACATTTAAAATTTCCTATTTTGATCGTTTATTAAAAAATGCAGCAAAGAGAAAAAGCAAGCATTTTTTGATTTGTTGGAATCGAGGATTAGGAGATATTCCTCTGGGTCTTTATGCTTTGATATACCGAATTCGTGAATTCATACCTGATGTTAAAATTACTTTTCTTACACGGTCTGATCTTCTTTTAGGGTTTAGTTTATTAAATCAAATAGAAGTGCTTGTAGATCCTTCTTGGAAAAGAGGGAAGCCCTTTAATCTTAAAAGCTCTTTAGCTTGCCTGCAAAAAAGCGAGGAGTCATTTGACGTAATTATAGAACATCCAGACCCTACGCGTTGGTTAAAGTGGCAACTGGGAAGAATCACTCCAAAGTTGAATTGGTTAGAAAAATACGATGTCTTATGTGAGCAATTTAGATTGAATCCTACGCAAAAATACATAGCGATTCACATTCAGACAGAAACAAAATACAAGTATGAGAAAAATTGGCCTGTTATTTATTGGAAAGAGTGCCTATATCAACTATTTTCTGAATTAAAATTAACCCCTATCTTATTTGGGCTCTCTAAAGAAATGCCGTTTTTACAAGAAGGAGTTATTGATTTAAGAGGAGAAACCACTTTATTAGAGATGCTCTCTGTTATTAAGAATCGTTGTTGCTATCTACTTACTCCAGATTCAGGAGTGCTTTCTATGACGTATTATTTAAATAGTCCCTTTAAATTGAATGTGATATCTTTATGGGCAGATCCTAGGCAAGGAGTATTGAAACAGCAAGTGCAGTCTCCCAATCCATTGCTGCAGCATATTCCACTCATTGCAAAGCACAAAGATATTTGTAATATTTCAGTTAAACAAGTCCTAAAAACCCTTGGTGAACTTCAGAAATAA
- a CDS encoding NAD(P)H-hydrate dehydratase produces MELDGIKVVTAQEMKDIESRAFQRGYSELEFMQQAGISVAMEVEKFIQEKKLNKEVLLFAGRGNNAGDGFAAGAVLIEKGYSVIAYPIYRIEQFSSLCRNMYENFCSQGGKVESSLEKIQERMNHAGLILDALVGTGMKKSADHALASAIETANRSNLPILSVDIPSGLNGTTGEVGSIAIHATKTIYLELAKTGFFLRDGWDHIGEIVRGRFGLPEDKMKASAHLLNLSSLKLPPIQRSWHKYQKGYVVAVAGSKEMTGAAVLASYGALRSGAGIVRVFSPDKITVPCEIIHQALDNKNFDTLDQEIARAKAVLVGPGLGRIKKTDIIVQHLLKFNKPLVIDADALFSLAKHPSWKIPSSCILTPHKQEMKRLLRLDTKQEIDWLSLCQNYVDEKQTTLVLKGAPTFIFASGLLPLIITQGDPALATAGSGDVLTGVIAALLCHRLAPRYAAALGCFIHAIAGEKAAEDLTSYGVIASDLLEYLPKALSAMKKTAYS; encoded by the coding sequence ATGGAATTAGATGGGATAAAAGTTGTTACAGCTCAAGAGATGAAGGATATAGAAAGTAGAGCTTTCCAAAGAGGTTATTCAGAACTAGAATTTATGCAACAGGCAGGGATTTCTGTTGCAATGGAAGTAGAAAAATTTATTCAAGAAAAGAAATTAAATAAAGAAGTGTTGCTTTTTGCAGGTAGAGGAAATAACGCAGGAGATGGTTTTGCTGCAGGCGCAGTCTTAATAGAAAAAGGATACTCTGTTATAGCTTATCCTATTTACCGAATAGAGCAATTTAGTTCTTTATGTCGGAATATGTATGAAAATTTTTGCTCTCAAGGAGGAAAAGTAGAGTCCTCTTTGGAAAAAATACAAGAGAGGATGAACCATGCAGGCCTTATTCTAGATGCTCTTGTAGGAACTGGAATGAAAAAGAGTGCAGATCACGCGCTAGCTTCTGCCATTGAAACAGCTAATCGCTCAAATCTTCCTATTCTTTCCGTTGATATTCCCTCAGGTTTAAATGGTACTACAGGTGAGGTTGGATCGATAGCCATACATGCGACTAAAACAATCTATTTAGAATTAGCGAAAACAGGATTTTTTCTACGAGATGGATGGGATCATATAGGAGAAATTGTTCGAGGTCGTTTTGGCCTTCCAGAAGATAAAATGAAAGCTTCTGCGCATTTGCTCAACTTGTCCTCTCTCAAATTACCTCCTATTCAACGTTCTTGGCATAAATATCAAAAAGGATATGTTGTAGCTGTTGCAGGTTCTAAAGAAATGACAGGAGCTGCTGTTTTAGCAAGCTATGGAGCTTTGAGATCAGGTGCGGGGATTGTACGTGTATTTTCCCCAGATAAGATTACAGTTCCTTGTGAGATTATTCATCAAGCTTTAGATAATAAGAATTTTGACACATTAGACCAAGAAATCGCTCGAGCTAAAGCTGTATTAGTGGGCCCAGGTCTTGGGCGTATAAAAAAAACGGATATAATTGTTCAGCATCTTCTTAAGTTCAATAAACCACTAGTCATCGATGCAGATGCTTTATTTTCTTTAGCCAAACATCCTTCTTGGAAAATCCCTTCTTCTTGTATTTTAACTCCTCATAAACAGGAAATGAAAAGATTACTCAGGTTAGATACAAAACAAGAAATAGACTGGTTATCTTTATGTCAAAATTATGTAGATGAAAAACAAACAACCCTTGTTCTAAAAGGTGCTCCTACTTTTATCTTTGCTTCAGGTCTCTTGCCTTTGATCATCACTCAAGGAGATCCAGCCCTTGCAACAGCTGGAAGCGGAGATGTACTAACAGGAGTCATTGCAGCTCTTCTCTGCCATCGATTAGCTCCTCGTTATGCGGCTGCTTTAGGTTGCTTTATTCATGCAATAGCAGGAGAAAAAGCAGCTGAAGATTTGACTTCATATGGTGTTATAGCATCAGATCTTTTAGAGTATTTGCCAAAAGCTCTCTCTGCAATGAAAAAAACAGCCTATTCATAA
- the ruvC gene encoding crossover junction endodeoxyribonuclease RuvC: MYKKPSLVILGIDPGTKKSGYGIIKVEHPRLEPLDFGVITPPFHTDSNHCYLVLFNSFEKLLKSYKPDAVSIETQFVDKNVKSAFKVAMARSMAIITAARQNIPVFEYAPKKAKLAVVGNGSASKNQVQKMVQLILQLSSIPEPEDASDALALAICHANTLHFNVKYKSHA; this comes from the coding sequence ATGTATAAAAAACCCTCTTTAGTCATTTTAGGGATTGATCCAGGAACCAAGAAATCTGGTTATGGGATCATTAAAGTAGAGCATCCTCGTCTAGAACCTTTAGACTTTGGGGTGATTACCCCTCCCTTCCATACAGATAGCAATCACTGCTATTTAGTTTTATTCAATAGCTTTGAAAAGTTATTAAAATCTTACAAGCCGGACGCAGTTTCTATTGAGACGCAATTTGTAGATAAGAATGTAAAAAGCGCATTCAAAGTTGCTATGGCACGCAGTATGGCTATCATTACAGCTGCTCGCCAAAACATCCCTGTATTTGAATACGCGCCAAAAAAAGCGAAGCTAGCTGTTGTTGGGAATGGATCTGCAAGCAAGAATCAAGTGCAAAAAATGGTACAACTCATTCTACAATTATCCTCCATTCCTGAACCAGAAGATGCTTCAGATGCTTTAGCACTTGCTATCTGCCATGCAAATACCTTACATTTTAACGTAAAATATAAATCTCATGCTTGA
- a CDS encoding ABC transporter ATP-binding protein, with translation MPILQIIDIKKHYLVKNRVKEVLKGISLDLFSGEVVSLLGLNGSGKTTLLSILVTLLAPSSGQIFWKGASIYKKLFSYRGSVGFSPQKPNLDPILTLEQNLLFAGRYFNLNKQRIQDRKEKLIKQFELESVMHLPLHLLSIGYKQRFLLARTLIHDPSIIILDEPTVGLDPCIRNQIQKVILSLKEEGKTIILATHYLEEAEALSDRIIVINNGVIKQIDTPKKIREGANLEKLFLHLIKPMPIFP, from the coding sequence GTGCCTATTTTACAAATTATAGATATAAAGAAACACTATCTTGTCAAAAACAGAGTTAAAGAGGTTCTAAAAGGGATCTCACTAGACCTTTTCTCAGGAGAAGTCGTTTCTTTATTAGGGTTGAATGGGTCTGGCAAAACCACTCTTTTATCAATATTAGTTACACTTTTGGCTCCCTCTTCGGGACAGATTTTTTGGAAAGGAGCAAGTATTTATAAAAAGCTCTTTTCTTACCGAGGAAGCGTTGGCTTTTCTCCTCAGAAACCTAACCTTGATCCTATTTTGACTTTGGAACAAAATCTATTGTTTGCAGGTCGCTACTTCAACCTAAATAAGCAGAGAATTCAAGATAGAAAAGAGAAGTTAATTAAGCAGTTTGAATTAGAGAGCGTGATGCATTTACCATTGCATCTTCTTTCCATAGGTTATAAGCAGCGTTTCTTATTAGCCAGAACACTCATACATGATCCTTCAATTATCATTTTAGACGAACCAACTGTTGGTTTAGATCCTTGTATCAGAAATCAAATACAAAAGGTGATTCTTTCTTTAAAAGAAGAGGGTAAAACAATTATTCTAGCAACGCATTACTTGGAGGAAGCTGAAGCTTTATCTGACAGAATCATCGTTATCAATAATGGGGTGATAAAACAGATCGATACACCAAAAAAAATAAGGGAAGGAGCAAATTTAGAAAAGCTCTTTTTGCATTTGATCAAACCCATGCCCATTTTTCCATAG
- a CDS encoding NAD(P)H-dependent glycerol-3-phosphate dehydrogenase — protein MKIGYLGAGTWGFCLAALLASKGHKVILWTTKPEFAKLLSEKREHPKLLRFKASDNLSFTSNLSEAIEEAEYIVESVTSKGIRPVFEQVLEKGKVHCPVIVTSKGIEQNTGLLLHEVVLEVLGEKMRDKIACLSGPSHAEEIIQKLPTSIVCAAYHVPLMHQVVDLFMTSYFRIYPNVDINGVAFGGAMKNIIAIACGISDGLGFGDNTKSALMTRGLHEIRKLSVTKKCNPETLNGLSGLGDLCVTCLSKLSRNYMFGRLIADGLTREQAQEKINMVVEGAYTCISALQLAAKENIPVPITAAICSILYEQLDPRDAVKSLLQRAIKEEHL, from the coding sequence ATGAAAATTGGCTATTTAGGCGCAGGGACATGGGGCTTTTGTTTAGCAGCTTTGCTTGCATCAAAAGGTCATAAAGTCATTTTATGGACAACAAAACCAGAATTTGCCAAGTTGTTATCAGAAAAAAGAGAACATCCTAAGCTACTTCGTTTTAAGGCAAGCGATAATCTTAGCTTTACTTCTAATTTATCAGAGGCTATTGAAGAGGCTGAATATATTGTTGAATCGGTTACTTCAAAAGGAATACGCCCTGTTTTTGAACAAGTGCTGGAAAAAGGAAAAGTACATTGTCCTGTTATTGTTACTTCTAAGGGAATTGAGCAAAATACCGGTTTGTTATTGCATGAAGTTGTGCTAGAGGTTTTAGGGGAAAAGATGCGGGATAAGATTGCTTGTTTAAGCGGTCCAAGTCATGCAGAAGAAATTATTCAAAAATTGCCTACTTCGATTGTGTGCGCAGCTTATCATGTTCCTTTGATGCATCAGGTTGTTGATTTGTTTATGACCTCTTATTTTCGAATCTACCCTAATGTAGATATAAATGGAGTAGCTTTTGGTGGAGCGATGAAAAACATCATTGCTATTGCTTGTGGTATTTCAGATGGGTTGGGATTTGGAGATAATACCAAATCTGCTTTAATGACAAGAGGCTTGCATGAAATTCGAAAGCTCTCTGTTACCAAGAAATGTAATCCAGAAACTTTAAATGGTTTATCTGGATTGGGAGATCTCTGTGTTACATGTTTGTCCAAGCTTAGTCGTAATTATATGTTTGGAAGGTTAATTGCAGACGGGTTAACAAGAGAGCAAGCTCAAGAAAAAATCAACATGGTAGTTGAAGGGGCTTATACATGTATTTCCGCACTGCAATTAGCAGCAAAAGAAAATATTCCTGTTCCTATTACAGCTGCTATCTGCTCTATACTCTATGAACAATTAGATCCACGAGACGCGGTAAAATCTCTTTTGCAAAGAGCTATTAAGGAAGAGCACTTATAA
- a CDS encoding filamentous hemagglutinin N-terminal domain-containing protein, whose translation MKKIVLSLFLYSITVYAAPEGFKLISGQATSPQIDAQGQIYIQSTQDSIVHWDNFSLNPQEVLIFHQAQETSTILNRVVGSDPSEILGRLQSNGIIYLINQNGILIGPDGVVEAAGFLASTLDVFAQDFNTLEFFSENPGSIINLGKISCPVGQVTLLAQSIENQGEIKGSLQAIACTKATLQIANQRVFIQTNQEIDTPDNLQSFSDSIQRNPYAHAIKHSGRIQANALGIENGRVYLLAQEGTTDITGSVEGADIQLLGKEVLLKEQAVIDASSDTQGGIALIGGSYKGQDADIPLAQHVFIDSEVQIHADARQTGDGGEIIIWSEENTEFLGSLSAKGGGLSGDGGFVEVSGKKDVTFNGRVDLTAANGKTGNLLVDPDNIIIVAGGADPATGQIFSTTGTANISGVNISMALMTANLTLQANQDITIGDDLSTATTNSLTLQAGRSILNSEGTFQILLNGGNFTAIFNDNGAASSAEAASFIASGTTIRLTNGNVAIRQGNLNNFFQGEILFDGVTLDAGTGSVELTMDPNNNGDGINIRNSTVTAGNITLNGIGSVGINCNQSSIDAASIHAVGTAKANNQSGINLVSSTWSASTGDIALNGQAVDSSGQGISLSHTGELSVSTTNGSISLHSIRGSIQADGAFVACGGSGVLTVNSQQDCSLLSNQGSCLISVDSGVADFSIGRDLTLASTGTSTDVGIGSKNLNLTGGSLQFIVGRNVSLLTTEQGSACFIGFGDDEASANVTGDILFQHVGGDFTLQGASNNEGTAKGFAQIGHRTPSGESTDSSTLNGNISLLVDGSISLIGGSASESSYAQLGHGGLGSFTTTGQLTAIAGRNIIMQSSTGPANIINEGGDITLVTDNVFPTAPLMGPGFFSMDANPSASSGQLRSTTGLVRIYTAVRDQNQINNSINGSSFVPGEAFENTDEEVWSTYYPDESGGEPFMVYYGQGNLGRPFTMYYKDGAQNGGGGNGGGGNGGGNGEGGCDGEGAFAFSVANAELFTILQNFLVNPPIYQAKLDYFAQRELLCFDPYRRVLRYRVKQKNLTR comes from the coding sequence ATGAAAAAAATAGTTCTTAGTCTTTTTCTCTATTCGATTACGGTGTATGCAGCGCCAGAAGGATTTAAGCTCATTTCCGGCCAAGCTACTTCTCCTCAAATAGATGCACAAGGGCAAATATATATTCAAAGCACACAAGACTCCATTGTGCATTGGGACAACTTTTCCTTAAATCCTCAAGAAGTTCTGATTTTCCACCAGGCACAAGAGACATCCACTATTCTTAATCGCGTAGTAGGTTCTGATCCCAGTGAGATTTTAGGTAGGCTCCAATCCAATGGGATCATTTATCTCATTAACCAAAACGGCATACTCATCGGTCCTGATGGGGTGGTTGAAGCAGCGGGGTTTCTAGCTTCGACACTAGATGTTTTTGCTCAAGATTTTAATACTTTGGAATTTTTTAGCGAAAATCCAGGATCTATCATCAATTTAGGTAAGATTTCCTGTCCTGTGGGACAAGTTACTCTCCTAGCGCAAAGTATAGAAAACCAAGGAGAGATAAAGGGTTCCTTGCAAGCAATAGCTTGTACAAAAGCTACCCTACAGATAGCTAACCAAAGAGTGTTTATTCAAACAAATCAGGAGATAGATACTCCAGATAATCTCCAATCCTTTAGCGACTCTATTCAGAGAAATCCCTACGCTCATGCCATAAAGCACAGCGGAAGAATCCAAGCCAATGCTCTAGGTATAGAAAACGGTCGCGTTTATTTATTAGCTCAAGAAGGAACAACAGACATTACCGGTAGTGTAGAAGGAGCCGATATTCAGTTATTAGGCAAAGAAGTTCTTCTTAAAGAGCAAGCCGTTATAGATGCCTCTTCTGATACCCAAGGAGGAATAGCACTCATAGGAGGGAGTTATAAAGGTCAAGATGCAGATATTCCCTTAGCGCAACATGTGTTCATTGATAGTGAAGTACAAATCCACGCTGATGCTAGACAAACAGGAGATGGAGGAGAGATCATTATTTGGTCGGAAGAAAACACAGAATTCTTAGGATCCCTTTCTGCCAAAGGAGGAGGTCTATCAGGAGATGGAGGATTTGTTGAAGTATCTGGAAAAAAAGACGTAACTTTTAATGGTAGAGTAGATTTAACAGCTGCAAACGGCAAAACGGGAAATTTACTCGTAGATCCAGATAATATTATTATTGTGGCGGGAGGAGCGGATCCTGCTACAGGACAAATTTTTAGTACAACAGGTACTGCTAATATTAGTGGAGTGAACATAAGTATGGCGCTTATGACAGCAAATCTAACTCTGCAAGCTAATCAAGATATAACCATTGGAGATGACCTTAGCACTGCAACTACAAATAGTTTAACCCTACAAGCTGGAAGGAGCATTCTCAATTCTGAAGGTACATTTCAGATCCTATTAAACGGCGGAAACTTTACTGCTATATTCAATGACAATGGGGCAGCTAGTTCTGCAGAGGCAGCATCGTTTATAGCTAGTGGTACAACGATTCGCTTAACTAATGGCAACGTTGCTATTCGGCAAGGGAATTTAAATAATTTCTTTCAAGGGGAAATCCTTTTTGATGGTGTTACTCTTGATGCTGGAACTGGTTCTGTAGAGTTGACTATGGATCCTAATAATAACGGAGATGGAATTAACATAAGAAATTCTACTGTTACTGCAGGGAATATTACTTTAAACGGAATAGGGTCAGTTGGGATTAATTGTAATCAATCTTCAATAGATGCTGCTAGTATACATGCAGTAGGTACAGCAAAAGCAAACAACCAATCAGGGATTAATCTAGTAAGTTCTACTTGGTCTGCAAGTACTGGAGACATTGCCTTAAATGGTCAAGCAGTAGATAGTAGTGGGCAAGGAATTTCTCTTTCTCATACAGGAGAATTAAGTGTCTCTACTACAAATGGTTCTATTTCTCTTCATTCTATTAGAGGGTCCATACAAGCAGATGGCGCTTTTGTTGCATGTGGAGGGTCTGGAGTACTGACAGTAAACTCTCAACAAGATTGTTCTTTATTAAGCAATCAAGGTTCGTGCTTAATATCTGTTGATAGTGGGGTGGCCGATTTTTCCATTGGCCGTGATTTAACACTTGCTTCTACAGGTACGTCTACAGATGTTGGAATAGGAAGCAAAAATCTCAATCTTACAGGGGGTTCTCTGCAATTTATCGTAGGAAGAAATGTCTCTCTTCTTACAACCGAGCAAGGCTCTGCTTGTTTCATTGGATTTGGAGATGATGAGGCTTCTGCTAATGTGACAGGGGATATCCTTTTTCAGCATGTAGGTGGAGATTTTACTTTGCAAGGAGCTAGTAATAATGAAGGGACTGCTAAAGGATTTGCACAAATTGGACATCGTACACCCTCAGGAGAATCAACTGACTCAAGCACTTTAAATGGAAATATTTCCCTTCTTGTCGATGGATCTATTTCTCTTATTGGAGGTAGTGCAAGTGAAAGTAGTTATGCACAACTTGGTCATGGGGGTTTAGGGTCTTTTACTACAACAGGGCAACTAACCGCTATTGCGGGAAGGAATATCATTATGCAATCTAGCACAGGGCCTGCTAATATTATCAATGAAGGAGGGGATATTACCCTTGTTACGGATAATGTTTTCCCTACTGCTCCTTTAATGGGACCTGGGTTTTTTAGTATGGATGCTAATCCGTCTGCTAGTAGTGGACAGCTGCGTTCTACTACTGGGCTGGTGCGTATTTATACCGCTGTTCGCGATCAAAACCAAATCAATAATTCGATCAATGGTTCGTCTTTTGTACCAGGAGAAGCTTTTGAAAATACAGATGAAGAAGTATGGTCTACTTACTATCCAGATGAAAGTGGAGGAGAACCGTTTATGGTTTATTACGGACAAGGCAATTTAGGAAGACCGTTTACGATGTATTACAAAGATGGGGCACAAAATGGGGGAGGAGGAAACGGAGGAGGAGGAAACGGAGGAGGAAACGGAGAAGGAGGTTGTGACGGAGAAGGGGCTTTTGCATTTAGTGTAGCTAATGCAGAGCTCTTTACTATATTACAGAACTTTCTAGTAAACCCTCCTATTTATCAGGCAAAACTAGATTATTTTGCCCAAAGAGAACTCCTATGTTTTGATCCCTACCGTAGAGTGTTACGTTATAGAGTCAAACAGAAAAATCTCACTAGATAA